The following are encoded together in the Populus trichocarpa isolate Nisqually-1 chromosome 5, P.trichocarpa_v4.1, whole genome shotgun sequence genome:
- the LOC18098945 gene encoding uncharacterized protein LOC18098945 produces the protein MRDFPSCFGENGVQIADSSSSNTSKNAQNLVTCVYQCRIRGRSCLITITWSKNLMGQGLSVGIDDSANQCLCKVDIKPWLFSKRKGSKSLEAYSCKIDIYWDLSSAKFGSGPEPFEGFYVAVVVDRQMVLILGDMRKEAFKKTGATPIPSNAVFVAKREHVFGKKVFCTKARFCDNGQIHDLVIECDTIGVSDPCLLVRVDCKTVMQVKRLRWKFRGNHTILVDGLAIEVFWDVHNWLFGASVGNAVFMFKTCTSAEKLWSSQPLSDPNVLPWSFSQRFLDSKSQNLGFSLILYAWKHE, from the coding sequence ATGAGAGATTTCCCATCTTGTTTCGGTGAAAATGGGGTACAAATAGCTGATTCTTCGTCTTCAAATACTAGTAAAAATGCACAGAATTTGGTTACCTGTGTGTATCAATGTCGAATTCGAGGCCGATCTTGCTTGATCACTATAACGTGGAGTAAGAATTTGATGGGTCAAGGCCTGAGTGTAGGGATTGATGATTCTGCAAATCAGTGTTTATGCAAGGTTGATATTAAACCGTGGTTGttctcaaaaagaaaagggtctAAGAGCTTAGAAGCATATTCTTGTAAAATTGACATATACTGGGACCTTTCATCGGCTAAATTTGGATCTGGGCCTGAACCATTTGAGGGCTTTTATGTTGCTGTTGTTGTGGATAGGCAAATGGTTCTCATTCTCGGGGATATGAGAAAAGAAGCTTTCAAGAAAACTGGTGCCACTCCTATTCCTTCCAATGCTGTTTTTGTTGCTAAGAGAGAGCATGTCTTTGGAAAGAAAGTGTTCTGTACCAAGGCTCGGTTTTGTGACAATGGTCAAATCCATGATCTCGTGATTGAATGCGACACAATTGGTGTCAGTGATCCGTGTCTTTTGGTTCGTGTGGACTGCAAGACCGTGATGCAGGTGAAGCGACTCCGATGGAAGTTCCGGGGGAACCACACCATTTTGGTTGACGGGCTAGCAATTGAAGTGTTCTGGGATGTACATAATTGGCTCTTTGGTGCATCAGTTGGAAATGCTGTTTTTATGTTCAAGACCTGCACGTCAGCCGAGAAGTTATGGTCTAGCCAACCACTTTCAGATCCAAATGTGTTGCCGTGGTCCTTCTCCCAGAGATTTCTGGATTCCAAATCACAAAATCTtggtttttcattgattttgtaTGCTTGGAAGCATGAATAG